The Alteromonas macleodii ATCC 27126 genome segment TTACCGGCCTGCAAGACTAAAAGCTATTGGGCGTTAATAATTTGATGTAGCGTCCGCTTTAACTCCGCCACTTCTTTTTCTAATGACTCTACCCGTGCATGCAAATTGCCTAATTCATCAGTTGTGGCGACAGGATTATGTTGTGCTACGTTTTCGTCCTTAGATACCTCTAACTTAGGTTTGTGTGCGTTAAATCGCTTAATCGCTTCAATAGCTTCGGTTACCGATACCTTAAAGGGAGCTTTTGCACGTAAAATGCCTACGGACGGTGTTTTTCCTTCTTTATGCATTTGAAGGCACAAAACGTGAAGTTGCTGCAGGTTAGCGTTACTCATAATACGAAAATGGTTGAAAGTCATGAATATTAGCAGTGTAGCCTGTCTACGTAGTCAATTTCACTAATAAGTTACTGATTTCACTATTTTTCAAAGCCTTCGTAGATTGGTGTTATTAAGATTGGTATAAAAATCAATGATTTAATTTTTGGCCTTAATCTTGTTTACCAATCATAACTTACATTATCACGCATAAACGCAGTGGTTCTTACGTTAGCGCATTTATGTCTATTCAGTGTCGGTTCACAAAGTAGGCGTAGTATCGAATAAAAACAACACACATAATTAAGGAATTCACATGAAAACGGTTCTTCTTTCAGTAGCTTTGGCATCTTCAGTTTTGCTTTCAGGTTGTGTCGTATCAGTAGGTGGCGGTTCAGATAGTCACTATGGTGCTGATTGGGAAGACAGAGAGTTTAACAATCGTAAACACATCGCGAATCTTGAAACAGGGACAACTTACGAAAGTGTATTGAGAAAAATGGGCGTTGCGGATTTCAACGAACTGTTCGAAAAGCAAGACGGCACATATCGCGTACTTTACTACCGAACTCAAAAAACGATGGGCGATGGTATCACCACAAAAGACGAGTGTACGCCGTTGGTTTTCAGAAATGGAAATTTAGTTGGCTGGGGTGACAGTGCTTATAGCTTAATGCACTAACAATCGTTAGTTGGTAATTGATTACGAAAGTAGGCATTACTAACTGTTTTTAAATGTTAATAAAAAGTTAACATGCAGGGGTTTTTCGCGTAGGCTAAAGTTTAATCAGTTTAAGTGGGTGGTTGGCGCAATGATAAAAGTTGTGCGGTAGTGTCCACTTCTCCCATTTTATTTAAATGGGTAAAAGCAGCTGTATAACTTTGCGTACAAGGAGCCCCTGATGAATACTGATGCTATTAATAATGCAATAGCCCCCTTGCAAGACACGGTTAAAGCCATCTATCTATCTGTAGATGATCTTAAAGTTGCCGCCTCTATTCTTTACAATGCGTATGTAGATGACCCATTGTTCATTGACATTTTCCAAGCAGAAAAAGAAGGTTATGAAAGCCGTCTACGGTCAGCTATCCGTGAAGAGCTCAATGCATTTTGGGTTGCAGAGCAGCCGATGATTGGCCTGTTCGATGATGAGCGGCTTATTGCCGTTGCATGCTTGACCGCGC includes the following:
- a CDS encoding DUF3192 domain-containing protein, with translation MKTVLLSVALASSVLLSGCVVSVGGGSDSHYGADWEDREFNNRKHIANLETGTTYESVLRKMGVADFNELFEKQDGTYRVLYYRTQKTMGDGITTKDECTPLVFRNGNLVGWGDSAYSLMH